The genomic segment TTTTATTTGGGAACTACGCAGATCCATCATTTTACAGCCAGGAATCCATTTGTGATTATCGGGACGTTTCACCCGCCAGAAACAGATCAGATTTCACTTTTTTGATAAGTACTAAATAGTACTAAAGAATTACTTACACGAGGCTTTGTTCGAAAAGAACAAGCTTTAATTACGCCATGCAACTCTCCAGGAATCCGAAAAGCACGGATGCTCTGGCAGGTTGCTGGACGAAGAACCTGGCAGAGCACGCAGCGGAGCGGAGTTCCTGCAAGAGTTCGGATGTTTGCTTCAAAACGTACCCAACGTAAATGGGGGTACGCAACTCTGCCAGGAATCTGAAAAACACAGATGCTCTGGCAGATTGCTGATTTGAGAACCTGACAGGTACTGGTGTTTTTTATGCGATATGGCACTAACAACGGGATCTCTCCGTGGCAAGAGTCGCTAAACCCATACTTAATTTTATGTCAATAGATACGGTGCTCCCCTTTTATTGACAGGTTTTAATCACACCCGCCTCAAAATATAAAACCAGCCTTGAATATTGTGTCAAAAGCAATTTGAAGAACATCTGGTTTGATTCTCCTATTTTATCCATTTAATTGGTTGAGATTTTTTAAATTTAAACTATATATAAAATTGCTCACTCAACCATAAATACCATGAAAGATCAGAACCGAAGAGAATTTATAAAATTGACCTCATTAGCCGTTGCAGGAAGCATGCTTCCGTTAAGTGCCTGCCGAACACAGGGAGAAATGGCCGCTGCCGGAGGAGTAGCTGGTGTTGATCCTGATTATACGCTGAAACTTGGGTTGATTGGAGCAGGCGGTCGCGGTACCGGTGCGGCGAACCAGGCGTTGAACGCCGATCCAAATGTGGAACTGGTTGCTGTTGGAGATATATTTGATGACAAAATGAGCCAATCACTTGAAATCCTCAATCAAATCCACTCAGAAAAGGTAAATGTTCCGCAAGAGAGACAGTTTATTGGGTTTGATGCCTATCAAAAAGTATTAGATACCGGTGTGGATGTTGTTATTCTTGCAACTCCTCCAACATTTCGTCCCCAACATTTAGAAGCAGCAGTGGATGCGGGCGTCCATATCTTTTGTGAAAAACCCGTTGCCGTGGATGCGCATGGATATCATCGCGTGATGAATGCTACAAAAATTGCCGAGCAGAAAAACCTGAATCTGGTTAGTGGTTTTTGCTGGAGATATCATAACGCGAAAAAAGCATTTTTTAACCGGGTTTTGAATGGTGAACTGGGTGATATTACCTCGATCTATACAACGTATAACACCGGGGAACTGTGGTCATTGGACCGTAAACCGGAATGGTCGGATGCCGAGTATCAACTCAGAAACTGGATCTACTATACATGGATCTCAGGAGATCATCTTGTTGAGCAGGCCATTCACAGTGTAGATTTTATGATGTGGGCAATGAATGATGAACTGCCGGTAAGTGCAATGGGTACAGGTGGACGACAAGTTCGAACCGATGAGAAATTTGGTAATGTGTACGACCATTTTGGAATAACCTACGAATACGAAAGCGGGGTAAAAGGA from the Balneolaceae bacterium genome contains:
- a CDS encoding Gfo/Idh/MocA family oxidoreductase, coding for MKDQNRREFIKLTSLAVAGSMLPLSACRTQGEMAAAGGVAGVDPDYTLKLGLIGAGGRGTGAANQALNADPNVELVAVGDIFDDKMSQSLEILNQIHSEKVNVPQERQFIGFDAYQKVLDTGVDVVILATPPTFRPQHLEAAVDAGVHIFCEKPVAVDAHGYHRVMNATKIAEQKNLNLVSGFCWRYHNAKKAFFNRVLNGELGDITSIYTTYNTGELWSLDRKPEWSDAEYQLRNWIYYTWISGDHLVEQAIHSVDFMMWAMNDELPVSAMGTGGRQVRTDEKFGNVYDHFGITYEYESGVKGFHFCRQQANCENSYKAEIFGTQGRGWADVTRGEHIIEGENEWKFEGEENDMYQAEHDALFAAIRSGNIINQGEQLANSTMAGIMGRMAAYTGQRVTWDQAINSDQRLAHDIESWNDFPEVNGVAMPGKTPIV